A window of the Oryzias melastigma strain HK-1 linkage group LG11, ASM292280v2, whole genome shotgun sequence genome harbors these coding sequences:
- the LOC112162536 gene encoding uncharacterized protein LOC112162536 has product MKLLSVSVSVSSESRGQVTVTQPGAVSSNVGGSVSISCRTSQNVYDNNRLAWYQQKDGEKPKRLIYSGSTQDSGIPSRFTGSGSNSDFTLTISGVQVEDAAVYYCLSAHVINSQNASSPSTMRGCGLEFKEPEGGSLSRGPEASLSNDMWKVGEIRYSGGSLRRKDTGAASGGDPGWITRPIDLAQGWVPRDDVDQPGSGIDGPHVGAEHGLLSMSPRTAKTIRLLLATLWICQTSERTAAALLRHTGMASDEEWVEVAANQLGVVEGTLTSGMWHVFHDELCHVGLQGGPPEASFEFVCFRVRERVSVQSEVFVRRFNQFVSLWFTFGGGTRLEFGSDSSPSLTMLFSSKVEKQQGNATLMCVANKGFPSDWTLSWKVVGCIKSSSNWEQISSPGVLQKDDLYSWSSTLRLSADQWEKVDSLTCEAKRGSQTAVSETLRRDQCSLP; this is encoded by the exons atgaagctgctttctgtttctgtctctgtatcctcagagtccagaggaCAGGTCACAGTGACTCAGCCTGGAGCAGTGAGCTCCAATGTTGGAGGATCTGTCTCCATCTCATGCAGAACCAGTCAGAATGTTTATGACAACAACCGTTTAGCCTGGTATCaacagaaagatggagaaaagCCTAAACGACTAATTTACAGTGGTAGCACTCAAGATTCAGGGATTCCAAGTCGTTTTACAGGCAGTGGATCAAACTCTGatttcactctgaccatcagtggagttcaggttgaagatgcagcagtttattacTGTCTGAGTGCTCATGTCATCAACAGTCAGAAT GCTTCTTCTCCGTCCACCATGAGAGGCTGTGGGCTGGAGTTCAAAGAACCAGAGGGTGGATCTTTATCGAGGGGTCCTGAAGCAAGCTTGAGCAATGATATGTGGAAGGTGGGTGAGATCCGATACTCTGGAGGCAGCCTGAGACGGAAGGACACAGGG GCAGCTTCAGGCGGAGATCCCGGGTGGATAACCAGACCCATTGACCTGGCACAAGGTTGGGTCCCTCGCGACGATGTCGATCAGCCTGGATCTGGGATCGACGGACCACATGTTGGAGCTGAACATGGGCTGCTCTCCATGTCTCCTCGCACCGCCAAAACCATTCGCCTACTGCTGGCAACTCTGTGGATTTGCCAGACCAGCGAAAGAACGGCGGCTGCACTCCTAAGACACACTGGAATGGC GAGCGATGAGGAATGGGTAGAGGTTGCAGCAAACCAGCTGGGAGTTGTCGAGGGGACTTTGACATCTGGCATGTGGCACGTATTCCATGACGAATTGTGCCACGTTGGCCTGCAGGGTGGACCACCAGAAG catcatttgagtttgtttgtttcagagtcAGAGAGCGTGTCTCTGTACAGtcagaggtttttgtacgacgcttcaaccagtttgtatcACTGTGGTTCACGTTTGGTGGAGGAACCAGACTGGAGTTTGGAA GTGACAGCAGTCCATCCCTGACCATGCTCTTCTCCTCCAAGGTGGAGAAGCAGCAGGGAAATGCCACACTCATGTGTGTGGCCAACAAGGGCTTCCCCTCAGACTGGACTCTGTCCTGGAAGGTGGTCGGCTGCATTAAGAGCAGCAGCAACTGGGAGCAGATCAGCAGTCCCGGGGTGCTGCAGAAGGACGACCTCTACAGCTGGAGCAGCACCCTGAGGCTCTCTGCAGACCAGTGGGAGAAGGTGGACTCTCTGACCTGTGAGGCCAAGAGAGGATCCCAGACTGCAGTCTCAGAGACTCTCAGGAGAGACCAGTGCTCCCTGCCCTGA